One genomic window of [Clostridium] scindens ATCC 35704 includes the following:
- a CDS encoding ABC transporter substrate-binding protein produces MKRKVVAGLLTVAMVAAMTAGCGKSSGPEGSSKKEYTIGIEQFAEHGSLDNCREGFLKGLKAEGIKEGDNLTVKYKNAAADMGTAGQISDSFVSDKVDMICAIATPSAQSAFNAAMDRDIPVVYTAVTDPVAAELSDEDGKPVGEVTGTSDKLPIKQQLEMMREMLPDAKKLGIMYTTSEANSVSAIAEYEELAGDYGFELVTKGITATADVALAADDLLSEVDCITNLTDNTVVASLPTILEKANDKKVPVFGSEIEQVKIGCLAAEGIDYIALGKQTGQMAAQVLKGEKKASEMNFELITEPGFYVNTKVAENLGITVPEGLASGAVESFDDIITE; encoded by the coding sequence ATGAAAAGAAAAGTAGTAGCAGGATTATTAACAGTAGCAATGGTGGCAGCAATGACAGCAGGATGTGGAAAGTCATCCGGGCCAGAGGGCAGTTCAAAAAAAGAGTACACGATCGGAATTGAGCAGTTTGCCGAACATGGCTCTCTGGACAACTGCCGGGAGGGGTTCCTGAAGGGACTGAAAGCGGAAGGCATTAAGGAAGGCGATAACCTGACGGTCAAGTATAAGAATGCCGCGGCAGACATGGGGACGGCAGGACAGATATCTGACTCCTTCGTATCGGATAAAGTGGATATGATCTGCGCCATCGCAACGCCAAGCGCCCAGAGCGCGTTCAATGCGGCTATGGACAGAGATATTCCTGTGGTATATACTGCGGTAACGGACCCGGTAGCGGCGGAACTGTCCGATGAGGATGGCAAGCCGGTAGGGGAAGTGACAGGGACATCCGATAAGCTTCCGATCAAGCAGCAGCTGGAAATGATGCGTGAAATGCTTCCGGATGCCAAGAAACTTGGAATTATGTATACGACCAGCGAGGCCAATTCCGTATCTGCCATTGCGGAATATGAGGAACTGGCAGGAGATTACGGATTTGAACTGGTCACAAAGGGAATTACGGCAACCGCAGATGTGGCGCTTGCGGCAGATGACCTGTTAAGCGAAGTAGACTGCATCACGAACCTGACGGATAATACGGTGGTCGCATCGCTTCCAACCATCCTGGAAAAAGCAAATGATAAGAAGGTTCCTGTATTCGGCAGCGAGATCGAGCAGGTGAAGATCGGATGCCTTGCGGCAGAAGGAATTGACTATATTGCTCTTGGAAAGCAGACGGGACAGATGGCGGCACAGGTATTAAAGGGCGAAAAGAAGGCATCCGAAATGAACTTTGAGTTGATCACAGAGCCAGGATTCTACGTAAATACAAAGGTTGCGGAAAATCTGGGCATTACCGTTCCGGAAGGTCTTGCATCCGGCGCGGTTGAAAGTTTTGACGATATTATTACTGAGTAA
- the mscL gene encoding large conductance mechanosensitive channel protein MscL, with the protein MAKKGFIGEFKDFISRGNAMDMAVGVIIGGAFSGIVTSLTEDIISPILGLFGGINFDRLSVNILGEVTLNYGKFITAIVNFLIMALIIFFIMKAVNTLEAQAARLARLGNEQEAPAPTTKICPFCKSEIPIDATRCAHCTSELEQS; encoded by the coding sequence ATGGCAAAAAAAGGCTTTATCGGCGAATTTAAAGATTTTATCAGCCGCGGGAACGCAATGGACATGGCTGTCGGCGTTATCATCGGCGGCGCTTTCTCCGGCATCGTAACTTCATTGACTGAGGATATCATCTCCCCCATCCTGGGCTTATTCGGAGGCATAAATTTCGATCGGCTCTCTGTAAACATCCTGGGAGAGGTCACCTTGAATTATGGCAAGTTCATCACCGCTATCGTTAATTTCCTCATCATGGCATTGATCATCTTCTTCATCATGAAGGCAGTGAATACCTTAGAGGCTCAGGCAGCAAGATTAGCCCGTCTGGGAAATGAGCAAGAGGCTCCAGCGCCCACCACAAAGATTTGCCCTTTCTGCAAATCAGAGATTCCCATCGATGCCACCAGATGCGCCCACTGTACCTCTGAGTTGGAGCAGTCGTAA
- a CDS encoding spore germination protein, producing MPDNRKVTASREENAAYMNQVLPVKDSFDIIQRDMLIGGRMASFYFIDGFTKDEVMLKIMDSLFKVTQENMPADATQFSRECIPYVEVDILGDFDDVLRNVLSGVTCLFIEGYEACIAIDCRTYPARSVEEPDKDKSLRGSRDGFVETIVFNTALMRRRIRDPHLIMEMTEVGDTSRTDVAICYMGDRVDQELLNTVQQRIKSIRTDDLRMNQQSLAECLFKRKWYNPFPKFKFTERPDTAAACLLEGKVVIMVDNSPSAMILPTSIFDMIEEANDYYFPTLTGLYLKFSRTLITIMTVFLTPVFLLFMQNLNWLPKAFDFVAVKDMVNIPLIFQLLILEIAIDGLRLAALNTPSMLSTPLSVIAGLVMGEFSVKSGWFNAEVMLYMAFVAVANYTQPNFELGYALKFMRLQLLILTALFNWVGFAAGCIIVIISLCFNKTLSGRNYLNVKLN from the coding sequence ATGCCAGATAACAGGAAAGTGACTGCGTCAAGGGAAGAGAATGCAGCCTATATGAATCAGGTTCTTCCGGTAAAGGATAGTTTTGATATTATTCAAAGAGATATGCTGATTGGCGGCCGGATGGCTTCTTTTTATTTTATAGACGGATTTACCAAGGATGAGGTTATGCTCAAAATTATGGATTCGTTGTTCAAGGTAACGCAGGAAAATATGCCGGCTGATGCCACACAGTTTTCGAGGGAGTGCATTCCCTATGTGGAAGTGGATATCCTGGGGGATTTTGACGATGTGTTGAGAAACGTCTTATCCGGCGTTACTTGCCTCTTTATAGAAGGCTACGAAGCCTGCATAGCGATTGACTGCAGGACTTATCCGGCAAGAAGCGTAGAAGAGCCGGATAAGGATAAGTCTCTGAGAGGATCCAGAGACGGTTTTGTGGAGACGATCGTATTTAATACGGCGCTGATGAGAAGAAGGATTCGGGACCCTCACCTGATTATGGAAATGACAGAAGTTGGCGATACTTCCCGAACCGACGTGGCTATCTGCTATATGGGCGACCGGGTAGACCAGGAACTGCTAAATACGGTGCAGCAGCGTATCAAAAGCATCCGGACGGATGATTTGAGGATGAACCAGCAAAGCCTGGCGGAATGCCTGTTCAAGAGAAAATGGTATAACCCATTCCCGAAATTCAAGTTTACAGAGCGTCCGGATACGGCTGCCGCATGCCTGCTTGAGGGAAAAGTAGTAATTATGGTGGATAATTCTCCATCTGCCATGATTCTGCCGACCTCTATCTTTGATATGATCGAGGAAGCCAATGATTACTACTTCCCCACGCTGACCGGGCTGTACCTGAAGTTTTCCAGGACGCTGATTACCATTATGACCGTATTTCTGACGCCAGTGTTCCTGCTTTTTATGCAGAACCTCAACTGGCTTCCGAAAGCATTTGACTTCGTGGCGGTAAAAGATATGGTTAATATACCGCTGATCTTCCAATTGCTGATTTTGGAAATCGCCATTGACGGGCTGCGGCTGGCAGCACTCAATACCCCCAGCATGCTGAGCACGCCTCTGAGCGTAATCGCCGGCCTGGTTATGGGAGAATTCTCAGTAAAGTCCGGCTGGTTTAATGCGGAAGTCATGCTGTATATGGCGTTCGTTGCCGTGGCCAACTATACTCAGCCTAATTTCGAGTTGGGCTATGCATTGAAATTTATGAGGCTTCAGCTTCTGATCCTTACGGCGCTCTTTAATTGGGTTGGATTCGCTGCAGGCTGCATCATAGTAATCATAAGCCTCTGCTTTAATAAGACGCTGTCAGGCAGGAATTATCTCAATGTGAAGCTGAATTAA
- a CDS encoding ABC transporter permease: MDFIVTIAEQGLIYGILALGVYITYKILDFPDLTVDGSFPLGAAITAALITRGMNPYLTLPLSFGAGVLAGICTGLIHVKCKVRDLLSGIIMMTALWTINLYIAGTANVPLFSQETIFKNDFMKRVIPDSVSEYTTLLIVLVLAILCKVLLDLYLKTKSGFLLRAAGDNDTLVTSLAKDQGNVKILGLAIANGLVSLAGCVFAQEERVFEISMGTGAIVIGLASVIIGTSIFKKMTFLKATSAVLIGSIIYKACVAVALRNFEPQAMKLITAVLFLVILVISMERKKKVNKNA; the protein is encoded by the coding sequence ATGGATTTTATAGTAACGATTGCGGAACAGGGGCTGATTTATGGGATATTGGCGCTGGGAGTATATATCACATACAAGATACTGGATTTCCCGGATCTGACGGTGGACGGAAGTTTTCCATTGGGAGCAGCTATCACGGCGGCCTTGATTACGAGAGGGATGAATCCTTATCTGACCCTGCCGCTCTCCTTTGGAGCGGGGGTGCTGGCGGGCATCTGTACCGGCCTGATCCATGTAAAATGCAAGGTGCGCGACCTGCTGTCAGGAATCATCATGATGACGGCATTATGGACCATCAACCTGTATATTGCAGGGACGGCAAATGTTCCGCTGTTCTCCCAGGAAACAATATTTAAGAATGATTTTATGAAGCGCGTGATACCAGACAGCGTCTCAGAATATACGACGCTTCTGATCGTCCTGGTACTGGCAATCCTATGCAAAGTGCTGCTGGATCTGTATTTGAAGACAAAATCCGGCTTTCTTCTCAGGGCGGCAGGTGATAATGATACGCTGGTCACATCCCTTGCAAAGGATCAAGGCAATGTCAAGATTCTGGGCCTTGCCATTGCAAACGGCCTGGTGTCTTTAGCAGGCTGCGTATTTGCCCAAGAAGAACGGGTATTTGAGATATCCATGGGTACGGGGGCAATCGTAATCGGCCTGGCAAGCGTTATCATCGGAACCAGCATCTTTAAGAAGATGACATTCCTTAAGGCCACGTCTGCCGTATTAATCGGCTCGATCATCTATAAGGCCTGCGTAGCGGTTGCTCTTCGCAATTTTGAGCCGCAGGCAATGAAGCTGATTACGGCAGTCCTGTTCCTGGTAATCCTGGTCATCAGCATGGAAAGAAAGAAGAAGGTGAATAAGAATGCTTGA
- the infC gene encoding translation initiation factor IF-3, which translates to MINGQIRDKEVRVIGEDGEQLGIMSSREAMKLAQEAELDLVKIAPKAQPPVCKIIDYGKYRYELARKEKEAKKKQKTVEVKEVRLSPNIETNDLNTKVNNAKKFISKGNKVKVTLRFRGREMAHMQQSKHILDDFAKLLEDVAVVEKPAKLEGRSMSMVLTEKR; encoded by the coding sequence ATGATTAATGGGCAGATCAGAGACAAGGAAGTACGAGTGATTGGAGAGGATGGAGAACAATTAGGCATTATGTCATCAAGAGAAGCCATGAAACTTGCACAGGAAGCAGAGTTAGACTTGGTGAAGATTGCTCCAAAAGCCCAGCCACCAGTTTGCAAGATCATCGATTATGGAAAGTACAGATATGAACTTGCAAGAAAGGAAAAAGAGGCAAAGAAGAAGCAGAAAACCGTTGAAGTAAAGGAAGTGCGTCTTTCCCCGAATATTGAGACCAACGATCTTAATACGAAAGTGAATAATGCAAAGAAGTTTATCAGCAAAGGGAATAAAGTAAAGGTTACCCTGCGTTTCAGAGGACGCGAGATGGCACATATGCAGCAGAGCAAGCACATTTTGGATGATTTTGCAAAACTGCTTGAGGATGTGGCAGTGGTTGAAAAGCCGGCGAAGCTGGAAGGCAGAAGTATGAGTATGGTTTTAACTGAAAAACGTTAA
- a CDS encoding ABC transporter ATP-binding protein: protein MLELSGIHKYYNPGTINEMCLFDNFSMKIEQGDFLSVVGSNGSGKTSMLNIICGSIPLEAGKILINGKDITREKEYKRNARIGRVYQNPAMGTCPSMTILENLSLADNKGKLYGLGRGTNKARIAYYREQLSQLNLGLEDKLDVKVGSLSGGQRQAMALLMSTMTPIEFLILDEHTAALDPKTAELIMELTDQIVREKKLTTIMVTHNLRYAVEYGNRLVMMHQGQVILDKKEEEKQQMTVDEILKLFNEISIECGN, encoded by the coding sequence ATGCTTGAACTTAGCGGAATCCACAAATACTATAATCCCGGTACCATTAACGAAATGTGCCTGTTCGATAATTTCAGCATGAAGATTGAACAGGGAGACTTCCTGTCCGTGGTGGGAAGCAATGGCTCAGGAAAGACCTCCATGCTGAATATCATCTGCGGCAGCATTCCGCTTGAGGCGGGGAAAATACTGATCAACGGCAAGGATATTACCAGGGAAAAAGAGTATAAGAGAAATGCGAGGATTGGCCGTGTATACCAGAATCCGGCGATGGGAACCTGCCCATCCATGACGATACTGGAAAATCTGTCTCTGGCAGATAACAAGGGGAAACTCTACGGACTGGGAAGAGGGACCAATAAGGCCCGCATTGCCTACTACCGGGAGCAGCTTAGCCAGCTGAACCTGGGGCTGGAAGATAAGCTGGATGTAAAAGTAGGCTCTCTCTCAGGCGGACAGCGCCAGGCGATGGCGCTTCTGATGTCTACCATGACGCCTATCGAGTTCCTGATCCTGGATGAGCATACGGCTGCCCTGGACCCTAAGACGGCAGAACTGATTATGGAATTGACAGATCAGATTGTCCGGGAAAAGAAACTGACGACGATTATGGTAACGCACAACCTCAGATATGCGGTGGAATACGGCAACCGCCTGGTCATGATGCATCAGGGACAGGTGATCCTGGATAAAAAAGAAGAAGAGAAACAGCAGATGACCGTGGATGAGATTCTGAAGTTGTTCAATGAGATCAGCATAGAATGTGGAAATTAG
- a CDS encoding dCTP deaminase/dUTPase family protein: MARRIAKFHKVSFEQFREGFMDSFGPIEEEKIKEAYDGVQLPKRATAGSAGYDFYTPVSIVLHPGKTVKIPTGIRVEMEDDWVLKCYPRSGLGFKYRLQLNNTVGIIDSDYFYSDNEGHIFAKITNDTNEGKVVELQAGTGFMQGIFVEYGITLDDEVTAVRNGGFGSTTNQ; encoded by the coding sequence ATGGCTAGAAGAATTGCAAAGTTCCACAAGGTAAGTTTCGAACAGTTTCGAGAAGGATTCATGGACTCCTTCGGGCCGATCGAAGAAGAGAAGATCAAGGAGGCTTATGACGGCGTCCAATTGCCCAAAAGAGCCACTGCAGGCTCTGCGGGATATGATTTTTATACACCGGTATCCATCGTGCTGCATCCGGGAAAGACGGTAAAGATTCCGACCGGAATCCGTGTGGAGATGGAAGATGACTGGGTACTTAAATGTTATCCGAGAAGCGGCCTTGGATTTAAATACCGCCTGCAGCTGAATAATACGGTGGGCATCATTGACAGCGATTACTTTTATTCCGATAATGAGGGACATATTTTCGCGAAGATCACCAACGATACCAATGAGGGCAAGGTAGTGGAATTACAGGCAGGGACTGGGTTCATGCAGGGAATCTTTGTAGAATACGGCATCACATTAGATGATGAGGTGACAGCAGTTCGTAACGGAGGATTTGGAAGTACTACAAACCAATAG
- a CDS encoding LysR family transcriptional regulator, which translates to MDLRKWSVLLAVVDYGSFTKAGEELNYTQSGITHMMKSLEQEVGFPLFNKGHHGVSITKEGKALLPAIRNLLSANESLNQEISFLKGAKKGTLTIGTYISCSIHWIPEIIQEFQKEYPGICFEISEGHEGDLIDWVENHKVDIGFISYHEHQPYEFIPVCDDPMMAVVPKGHPFAQYDEVPIEWFENAPFVCSEYTYGNDVHRILKTAGIKPDIKYTTSTDFSILSMIEHNLGISILPELVLRGQSGNFETRPLKPLSYRRLGMAVSSFRDMSPAMRVFIKYARDYLLS; encoded by the coding sequence ATGGATCTTAGAAAATGGAGCGTACTGCTCGCAGTCGTTGACTACGGAAGTTTTACCAAAGCCGGCGAGGAACTTAACTATACCCAGTCCGGCATTACGCATATGATGAAATCCCTGGAACAGGAAGTCGGATTTCCGCTCTTTAACAAAGGCCACCACGGCGTCTCTATCACGAAAGAAGGAAAAGCCCTTCTTCCGGCAATACGGAATCTTCTCTCAGCCAACGAGTCGCTGAATCAGGAGATATCCTTCCTCAAGGGAGCCAAGAAAGGTACCTTGACCATCGGGACCTATATCAGCTGTTCCATACACTGGATTCCCGAGATCATCCAAGAATTCCAGAAAGAGTACCCCGGCATATGTTTTGAGATCAGCGAGGGCCATGAAGGCGACCTGATCGACTGGGTGGAGAACCACAAGGTAGATATCGGGTTCATCAGTTATCATGAGCATCAGCCTTACGAGTTCATCCCGGTCTGCGACGATCCTATGATGGCCGTGGTACCGAAAGGCCACCCCTTTGCCCAATATGACGAAGTTCCCATCGAATGGTTTGAAAATGCGCCTTTCGTCTGCTCTGAGTATACTTACGGCAATGATGTCCACCGAATCCTGAAGACCGCCGGAATAAAGCCGGATATCAAGTATACCACCAGCACGGATTTCTCGATCCTGTCCATGATCGAGCACAACCTGGGCATCAGCATATTGCCTGAGCTTGTTCTTCGCGGCCAAAGCGGCAATTTTGAGACACGGCCTCTAAAGCCTCTCTCCTATCGGCGGCTGGGCATGGCTGTATCCTCCTTCCGGGATATGTCGCCTGCCATGAGAGTCTTCATCAAATATGCGCGGGACTATCTTCTGTCCTGA
- a CDS encoding sodium-dependent transporter — MQKRSNFSSKLGFVLAASGSAVGLGNIWRFPYLAAKYGGGTFLLIYLILAVTFGFALMTAEIALGRKTGLSAIGAFKSLDKRFGFLGVLASIVPIIIFPYYSVIGGWVIKYFAVFISGGSAASAGDTYFSDFIGGTFEPLGWFFLFMALTAIIVLFGVEKGIEKVSKVMMPILVVLTVIISIYGLTLDGAMEGLVYYIQPHMSDVSAKTILAAMGQLFYSMSLAMGIMVTYGSYMKKDNNLESSVRQIEMFDTGIAFLAGLMIIPAVFAFSGGDRSALGAGPGLMFITLPKVFASMKFGGAIGTIFFLLVFFAALTSAISLMETIVSIFRDKFHWGRRNACLFVAVLALILGAPSSLGFGPLSFISWMGMSVLDIMDFVSNSVLMPIVALGTCIFVGFIIRPKTISDEVKETDGKFKAEKLFSVMIKWVAPIFLVLILASSVASGLGWFSI, encoded by the coding sequence ATGCAAAAAAGGAGCAACTTTTCCAGCAAATTGGGATTCGTGCTGGCTGCTTCCGGCTCAGCGGTAGGCTTGGGAAATATTTGGAGATTCCCTTACCTTGCGGCTAAATATGGGGGCGGAACATTTTTATTGATTTATCTGATCCTGGCGGTGACATTCGGCTTTGCGCTCATGACTGCCGAGATCGCGCTAGGACGTAAGACAGGATTAAGCGCTATTGGCGCTTTCAAGTCCCTGGATAAGCGTTTTGGCTTTTTAGGAGTACTTGCATCCATTGTTCCTATTATTATCTTTCCTTATTATTCCGTAATCGGAGGATGGGTAATCAAGTACTTTGCCGTATTCATCAGCGGCGGCTCAGCAGCCTCAGCCGGAGATACCTACTTCTCTGACTTCATCGGCGGCACTTTCGAGCCTTTGGGCTGGTTCTTCCTGTTCATGGCATTGACTGCGATCATCGTACTGTTCGGTGTTGAAAAAGGAATTGAAAAGGTCAGCAAAGTCATGATGCCGATCCTTGTCGTTCTTACCGTTATCATTTCCATATATGGCCTGACTCTGGATGGAGCTATGGAAGGCCTTGTATATTACATACAGCCGCATATGTCGGATGTATCAGCCAAGACGATCCTTGCCGCTATGGGACAACTCTTCTACTCCATGTCTCTGGCAATGGGAATCATGGTTACCTATGGCTCTTATATGAAGAAGGATAATAATCTGGAAAGTTCCGTTCGCCAGATCGAAATGTTCGATACCGGCATCGCTTTCCTTGCAGGCCTTATGATCATTCCTGCCGTATTCGCATTCTCCGGCGGTGACCGTTCCGCGCTCGGCGCAGGCCCTGGACTGATGTTCATTACGCTGCCGAAAGTATTTGCCAGCATGAAATTCGGAGGGGCGATCGGCACGATCTTCTTCCTGCTGGTATTCTTCGCGGCTTTGACATCCGCAATCTCCCTGATGGAGACCATCGTATCCATCTTCCGGGATAAGTTCCACTGGGGACGAAGGAATGCATGCCTTTTCGTGGCAGTTCTTGCGCTGATCTTAGGGGCTCCGTCTTCACTGGGCTTTGGACCGCTAAGCTTCATCAGCTGGATGGGCATGTCCGTACTTGATATCATGGACTTCGTAAGCAACAGCGTCCTGATGCCGATCGTCGCATTAGGCACCTGTATCTTTGTCGGATTCATTATCCGTCCAAAGACGATATCCGACGAAGTAAAAGAGACCGATGGCAAGTTCAAGGCAGAAAAACTGTTCAGTGTCATGATCAAATGGGTTGCCCCCATCTTCCTGGTACTGATACTTGCAAGTTCCGTAGCAAGCGGCCTTGGCTGGTTCTCAATTTAA
- a CDS encoding DegV family protein yields the protein MSDYIISVNSTVDLPKEWLAERNVPVIPLKYTIDGETYEDMNGLSSKEFFQKLREGKMAVTSQVNPDEAKAALETMLQEGKDVLHLGFSSGLSGTYNSVRIAGEELKHKYPNRKIIVIDSLCACLGEGILLYYALKLKEEGKTIEEVAKWVEENKLHVCHFVTVDDLNHLQRGGRVSKTTAILGTMVQIKPVIHVDNQGYLQVIGKERGRKKSLNKIVDMAAKQAEGWENDIVMITHGDCIEDAQYVAELVEEKMGVTNILINNIGTVIGSHTGPGVVAVFSMGQSR from the coding sequence ATGAGCGACTATATAATTAGTGTAAATAGCACGGTAGATTTGCCGAAGGAATGGCTCGCTGAGAGAAATGTTCCGGTTATTCCATTAAAATATACGATTGACGGAGAGACCTATGAAGATATGAACGGACTGTCGTCCAAGGAATTCTTCCAAAAACTCAGGGAGGGGAAGATGGCAGTCACTTCTCAGGTGAATCCTGACGAGGCCAAAGCCGCATTAGAGACCATGCTTCAGGAAGGCAAGGATGTATTGCATCTGGGCTTCTCATCCGGGCTGAGCGGAACATATAACAGCGTGCGTATCGCTGGAGAAGAACTTAAGCATAAGTATCCGAACAGGAAGATCATCGTGATTGACTCGCTTTGCGCCTGTCTGGGAGAGGGAATTCTGCTTTATTATGCACTGAAACTGAAAGAGGAAGGAAAGACCATCGAAGAGGTCGCAAAGTGGGTGGAGGAAAATAAACTGCATGTCTGCCATTTTGTAACGGTAGATGATCTGAACCATCTGCAAAGGGGAGGCCGCGTATCCAAGACGACGGCTATTCTGGGAACCATGGTACAGATCAAGCCAGTCATTCATGTGGATAACCAGGGATACCTTCAGGTGATCGGCAAGGAGAGAGGCCGAAAGAAGTCTCTGAACAAGATTGTGGATATGGCTGCAAAACAGGCTGAAGGATGGGAAAACGACATCGTCATGATCACCCATGGAGACTGTATAGAAGACGCCCAGTATGTAGCGGAATTGGTGGAAGAGAAGATGGGTGTCACCAATATCCTGATCAACAATATTGGCACGGTTATCGGAAGCCATACGGGTCCGGGCGTCGTTGCCGTGTTCAGCATGGGACAGTCGAGATAA
- a CDS encoding MATE family efflux transporter: protein MQETTKDERLGSERLGKLMVSLAVPAVAAQLINVLYNIVDRIYIGHIQGYGDMALTGVGVTFPIIMLIAAFSAFAGMGGAPLASIQLGKHDYDRAELILGNSAGLLVIFSVVLTIGFSIFKTPVLYAFGASETTIQYAESYIGIYLLGTIFVQFAVGLNTFISGQGEARIAMLSVLIGAIINICLDPVFIFVFGMGVKGAALATIISQAVSAAWVIKFLTSKKSVIRLKAKNMRLKGDVVKHIGGLGISPFIMQSTESLVNITLNSGLQKYGGDLYVGTMSIMTSIMQLIVIPIQGITQGVQPIISYNYGAGNKSRVKGAIIRLIAVCFLATIVLAGIAVFAPGVYAEIFTNNDQLVKLTCQVMPIYFFGITIFGIQSACQSTFLALGQAKVSLFIALLRKVILLIPLAIILPKFMGVIGIYRAEPVADIISVLATSVLFVITVKKVLRNMGNNDMISADQGEDGGNNERLYN from the coding sequence ATGCAAGAAACGACGAAGGATGAGAGGCTTGGCAGCGAGCGTTTGGGGAAGTTGATGGTGTCGCTTGCGGTTCCTGCGGTTGCAGCCCAGCTGATCAATGTATTATATAATATAGTAGATAGGATCTATATCGGGCATATCCAAGGATATGGAGATATGGCCCTGACAGGGGTTGGGGTTACGTTTCCAATTATCATGCTGATTGCGGCTTTCAGCGCATTTGCGGGAATGGGCGGCGCGCCGCTTGCGTCAATCCAGCTTGGAAAGCACGATTATGACCGGGCGGAACTGATATTGGGCAATTCGGCAGGACTGCTGGTGATTTTCTCGGTGGTGCTGACCATTGGCTTTTCGATATTTAAGACTCCGGTTCTGTATGCATTCGGGGCCAGCGAGACGACGATTCAGTATGCGGAAAGTTATATTGGAATCTATCTGCTGGGAACGATATTCGTCCAGTTCGCTGTGGGGCTTAATACATTTATCAGCGGTCAGGGAGAAGCCAGGATTGCCATGCTTTCCGTTTTGATCGGAGCAATTATCAATATCTGCCTGGATCCGGTATTTATCTTTGTATTTGGAATGGGGGTAAAGGGCGCTGCTCTGGCGACAATCATTTCCCAGGCCGTCAGCGCGGCATGGGTGATCAAGTTTTTGACCTCCAAGAAAAGCGTGATTCGGCTGAAGGCAAAGAATATGCGCCTGAAGGGGGATGTGGTAAAGCATATCGGAGGGCTTGGAATCTCTCCATTTATCATGCAAAGCACGGAGAGCCTGGTTAACATTACGTTAAACTCCGGACTTCAGAAGTACGGAGGGGACTTGTATGTAGGAACCATGTCCATTATGACGAGCATCATGCAGCTGATCGTAATTCCGATACAGGGAATCACGCAGGGCGTACAGCCGATCATCAGCTATAATTACGGCGCAGGAAATAAAAGCAGGGTCAAAGGAGCAATAATCCGGCTGATCGCGGTCTGCTTTCTGGCAACGATCGTTCTTGCAGGGATTGCCGTCTTTGCACCGGGCGTTTATGCGGAAATATTTACGAATAATGACCAGCTGGTGAAACTGACCTGCCAGGTTATGCCGATTTATTTCTTCGGTATCACGATCTTTGGCATTCAGTCTGCGTGCCAGTCAACATTCCTGGCCCTGGGGCAGGCGAAAGTGTCCCTGTTTATTGCGCTGCTTCGGAAGGTGATTCTGCTGATTCCGCTTGCGATTATCCTGCCTAAGTTCATGGGCGTTATAGGCATCTACAGAGCAGAGCCGGTGGCAGACATCATTTCGGTGCTTGCGACGAGCGTGTTATTTGTCATTACAGTGAAAAAGGTTTTGCGTAATATGGGGAACAATGATATGATTAGTGCAGACCAAGGAGAGGATGGTGGAAATAATGAGCGACTATATAATTAG